A single region of the Carassius gibelio isolate Cgi1373 ecotype wild population from Czech Republic chromosome A14, carGib1.2-hapl.c, whole genome shotgun sequence genome encodes:
- the ssrp1a gene encoding FACT complex subunit SSRP1a yields MGDTLEFNNIQTELKGSWNDGRLRFSKQSVVYKSHKTGKVDSISAPELSAAQWRRVCLGHGIKLATSAGHIYRYDGFRDTDFEKISAFFKANYKVELAEKDMCVKGWNWGTAKFSGSLLSFDVNESPVFEIPLASVSQCATGKNEVTVEFHQNDDAEVSLMEVRFYVPPNTGDDGSDPVEAFAQNVLSKADVIQATGDAVCIFKELQCLTPRGRYDIRIYPTFLHLHGKTFDYKIPYTTVLRLFLLPHKDQRQMFFVISLDPPIKQGQTRYHFLILLFSKDEELSLSLNMSEDEVEKRYEGKLSKNMSGSLFEIVSRVMKALVNRKITVPGNFQGHSGSQCITCAYKASSGLLYPLERGFIYVHKPPVHLRFEEISCVNFARGTTTTRSFDFEIETKQNNQYTFSNIEREEYGKLFDFVNAKKLNIKNRGIKEGMKGADGYSDSDEDQHDAYLERMKEEGKIREEGDGSDESEGDSDESFNPGEEDEDVPEEYDSNASVSDSEADDADSEDEAKKKKPEKKPKKVVKEKKERKPRKEKKVKDPGAPKRPMSAYMLWLNGNRERIKSENPGISVTEISKKAGEMWKQLSKDRKEEWDRKAEEAKKQYEKAMKEYRESGGGATAASVTKEKKKKGGKVEAKKKSGGEKEKKKEPVNESFKSKEFISSEESSSESDRDRGSKRKASEDEEDEDTPASSEESGSD; encoded by the exons ATGGGAGACACTCTGGAGTTTAATAACATTCAAACGGAGTTGAAGGGATCTTGG AATGACGGCCGTCTGAGGTTCAGCAAGCAGTCGGTGGTCTATAAAAGCCATAAAACAGGGAAGGTGGACAGTATCTCGGCTCCGGAGCTGTCTGCGGCTCAGTGGCGTCGCGTCTGTCTCGGTCACGGGATCAAACTGGCCACCAGCGCCGGACACATCTACAGATACGACGGCTTCAGAGACACC GATTTCGAGAAGATCTCGGCGTTTTTTAAAGCGAACTACAAGGTTGAGTTGGCGGAGAAGGACATGTGTGTGAAGGGCTGGAACTGGGGCACTGCCAAATTCTCAG GGTCTCTGCTGTCGTTTGATGTGAACGAAAGTCCCGTCTTCGAGATCCCGCTGGCCAGCGTATCCCAGTGTGCAACAGGGAAGAACGAGGTGACGGTGGAGTTTCATCAGAACGACGACGCAGAGGTGTCCCTCATGGAGGTCCGCTTCTATGTGCCTCCCAACACCGGAGACGACGGATCGGACCctgtggag GCGTTCGCTCAGAATGTTCTCTCGAAGGCAGATGTCATCCAGGCCACCGGAGACGCTGTGTGCATCTTTAAAGAGCTTCAGTGTCTGACGCCGAGAGGAAG gtatgATATCCGTATCTACCCCACCTTCCTCCACCTGCACGGGAAGACGTTTGACTATAAGATCCCTTACACCACCGTGCTGCGGCTCTTCCTGCTGCCGCACAAGGACCAGAGGCAGATGTTCTTCGTG ATCAGTCTGGATCCGCCCATTAAACAGGGTCAGACGCGTTATcacttcctcatcctcctcttctctAAAGATGAAGAGCTGAGTCTGTCTCTGAACATGAGCGA GGACGAGGTGGAGAAGCGTTACGAAGGCAAGCTCAGTAAGAACATGTCCGGGTCGCTCTTCGAGATCGTCAGCAGGGTCATGAAGGCTCTGGTCAACAGGAAGATCACGGTGCCCGGAAACTTCCAggg tcaCTCGGGCTCTCAGTGTATAACGTGTGCGTACAAGGCGAGCTCAGGGCTGCTGTATCCTCTGGAGCGAGGCTTCATCTACGTGCACAAGCCTCCGGTTCACCTGCGCTTCGAGGAGATCTCCTGCGTGAACTTCGCCAGAGGAACCACCACCACACGCTCCTTCGACTTCGAGATCGAGACCAAGCAGAACAACCAGTACACCTTCAGCAACATCGAGAG GGAAGAATACGGGAAACTCTTTGACTTTGTCAACGCCAAGAAGCTGAACATCAAGAACAGAGGAATCAAAGAG GGCATGAAAGGAGCCGACGGCTACAGCGACTCTGATGAAGACCAGCATGATGCTTACCTGGAGCGGATGAAAGAAGAGGGCAAGATCCGGGAGGAGGGAGACGGCAGCGACGAATCCGAGGGAGACAGCG ACGAGTCTTTCAACCCTGGAGAAGAGGATGAAGACGTCCCTGAAGA GTATGACAGCAACGCTTCAGTGAGCGACAGCGAGGCGGACGACGCAGACAGCGAGGATGAAGCCAAGAAGAAGAAGCCTGAAAAGAAGCCCAAGAAAGTGGTGAAGGAGAAGAAAGAGAGGAAACCACGGAAAGAG AAGAAGGTGAAGGACCCCGGGGCCCCGAAGAGACCGATGAGCGCTTACATGCTGTGGCTGAACGGCAACCGAGAGCGAATCAAGAGCGAGAATCCTGGGATATCTGTCACCGAAATCTCCAAGAAGGCTGGAGAGATGTGGAAGCAGCTGAGCAAAGACCGCAAAGAG gAATGGGACCGAAAAGCAGAAGAGGCCAAGAAACAATATGAGAAAGCCATGAAGGAGTACAGAGAGAGTGGAGGAGGAGCGACAGCAGCGTCTGTTACcaa agaaaagaaaaagaaaggaggaAAGGTGGAGGCCAAGAAGAAGAGTGGAGgagaaaaggagaagaagaaggaACCTGTAAACGAGAGCTTTAAGAGTAAAGAGTTCATCTCGAGCGAGGAGAGCTCGTCTGAATCTGATCGGGACAGAGGCAGCAAACGCAAG GcctctgaggatgaggaggatgaggacACACCCGCCAGCTCAGAGGAGTCCGGGTCCGACTGA